A genomic region of Maniola hyperantus chromosome 5, iAphHyp1.2, whole genome shotgun sequence contains the following coding sequences:
- the Elovl7 gene encoding very long chain fatty acid elongase AAEL008004 — protein MEIVNRIVEGYHDLMDNQSDPRVKDWFLMSSPFPTLAICLAYVFTVKILGPKLMEDRKPFELKNVLIWYNLFQVIFSCWLFNESIASGWFTTYSFRCQPVDYSQNPHALRTVNGCWWYYISKFTEFFDTIFFVMRKKFDHVSKLHVIHHGIMPMSVWFGVKFTPGGHSTFFGMLNTFVHIVMYSYYLLAALGPKVQKYLWWKKYLTALQMVQFVLVFLHAFQLLFIDCDYPRAFVWWIGMHAVLFYYLFSDFYKQAYIKKAKSMKLKEKAKVEVESSKVEEPKERKHSILNGFSNSSALGDVRQRMAGAVASQ, from the exons ATGGAGATCGTAAATAGGATAGTGGAGGGATACCACGATCTGATGGATAATCAGAGTGACCCGAGAGTTAAGGACTGGTTCCTAATGTCGTCACCTTTCCCCACACTTGCCATCTGCCTCGCATACGTTTTCACAGTCAAA attttggGTCCAAAACTCATGGAAGACAGAAAACCTTTCGAACTAAAGAACGTTCTTATCTGGTACAACTTGTTCCAAGTTATATTTAGCTGCTGGCTCTTTAATGAG AGTATTGCCAGCGGCTGGTTCACCACGTACAGCTTTAGGTGCCAACCCGTCGACTACTCACAAAATCCACATGCGCTGCGG acaGTGAACGGCTGTTGGTGGTACTATATCTCGAAATTTACGGAATTCTTCGATACG atcTTCTTCGTCATGCGGAAGAAGTTTGACCACGTGTCGAAGTTGCACGTCATTCACCACGGCATTATGCCGATGTCCGTGTGGTTCGGAGTCAAGTTCACGCCAG gtGGTCACTCAACCTTCTTTGGCATGCTCAATACCTTCGTCCACATAGTGATGTACTCTTACTACCTACTTGCTGCACTTGGACCGAAAGTACAAAAGTATTTGTGGTGGAAGAAATACCTCACTGCACTGCAAATG GTGCAATTTGTATTGGTGTTCCTTCATGCCTTCCAACTTCTGTTCATTGACTGCGACTACCCTCGTGCCTTCGTCTGGTGGATCGGCATGCACGCTGTTCTCTTCTACTACCTATTCTCCGACTTCTACAAACAAGCCTATATCAAGAAGGCAAAG AGTATGAAGTTGAAAGAAAAGGCAAAGGTTGAAGTAGAATCATCGAAGGTCGAGGAGCCCAAAGAAAGGAAACATTCAATCCTTAACGGTTTTAGCAACAGTTCAGCGCTGGGCGATGTTCGGCAGAGGATGGCAGGAGCGGTGGCCTCACAGTGA
- the LOC138402415 gene encoding myb/SANT-like DNA-binding domain-containing protein 3, which produces MNLRDSITFRERSLNFSKEEKARFKNLIDKYQAVLFNKKTDNCNNVQKKKAWNAIHAEFNALSENPRTLKQLQAKFDNMKRNARKDASKQRQERFKTGGGPPPPPADADTDWLRSVMPVSMDGLASTIDDDSQIGVQKTEDIPEVSILNKEIKRKGKERKRKIASYVSVEFRLRRYRCRPWRCLAIRQ; this is translated from the exons ATGAATTTACGTGACTCAATTACTTTCAGAGAACGTTCATTAAACTTTTCAAAAGAAGAGAAGGCGCGGTTCAAGAACTTGATAGATAAATACCAAGCTGTATTGTTCAACAAAAAAACAgataattgtaataatgtgCAAAAAAAGAAGGCATGGAACGCCATACATGCGGAGTTTAATGCCCTGTCAGAGAACCCACGAACCCTTAAACAGCTCCAAGCTAAATTTGATAATATGAAGCGGAATGCTCGTAAA GATGCAAGCAAACAGAGGCAAGAGAGGTTTAAAACAGGGGGTGGTCCGCCTCCACCTCCTGCTGATGCAGACACAGACTGGCTAAGGTCAGTTATGCCAGTATCAATGGATGGGCTGGCTAGCACAATTGATGATGATTCTCAA ATTGGTGTCCAAAAAACTGAAGATATACCTGAAGTTTCAATATTAAATAAGGAAATAAAAAGGAAAGGAAAGGAAAGGAAGAGGAAAATCGCTTcatacgtatccgtggaatttcgactacgtaggtacaggtgcagaccttggcgatgccttgcaaTACGtcagtag